Proteins co-encoded in one Vagococcus entomophilus genomic window:
- the dapF gene encoding diaminopimelate epimerase, whose product MELSLTKVHGSENDFFILDETLCPRSLTSDEVRALSEKVCSRDNGLLSGADGILLIQEPTHVEAVAKMRVINNDGSEASMCGNGLRTVARYLAEKNNQSDFFVETMHADLKVRHSKDLHKEVATYQVEISPVSFDAEAIPMDILGKQTIIDSQIPELSKELNFSVVAVPNPHLIAFVDHATLVGPEQERIAKMVNEANPWFPDGVNVSFVEVLAPDELFVKTYERGVGFTNACGTAMCASSLMHVLLNDGEFFEPITVKNPGGLVKTVVHQDPEGNYWMELIGNATITYKIQGQLSQLLGQEFDQLVIEETNEQQAYDNFLKEQGIKQ is encoded by the coding sequence ATGGAACTCAGTTTAACAAAGGTACATGGATCTGAAAATGATTTTTTTATTTTAGATGAAACGCTTTGTCCGCGGTCACTAACCTCCGACGAAGTGCGGGCACTTAGTGAAAAAGTTTGTAGTCGGGATAATGGGTTATTATCGGGGGCAGATGGAATATTATTGATTCAAGAACCAACACATGTTGAAGCTGTGGCAAAAATGAGAGTGATTAATAACGATGGTAGCGAGGCAAGTATGTGTGGGAATGGGTTACGAACAGTCGCACGCTACTTAGCTGAAAAAAATAATCAATCTGATTTTTTTGTCGAAACAATGCATGCAGATTTAAAAGTTAGACACTCCAAAGATTTACATAAAGAGGTTGCAACATACCAAGTTGAAATTTCACCTGTTAGTTTTGACGCCGAGGCGATTCCAATGGATATTCTTGGCAAACAAACGATTATTGATAGTCAGATTCCAGAACTGTCAAAAGAACTTAACTTTTCAGTAGTAGCGGTTCCAAATCCACATTTGATTGCGTTTGTGGATCATGCAACTTTAGTCGGACCAGAGCAAGAAAGAATTGCAAAAATGGTCAATGAAGCAAATCCATGGTTTCCAGACGGAGTTAATGTTAGTTTTGTTGAAGTTCTTGCACCAGATGAGTTATTTGTAAAAACATATGAGCGTGGGGTTGGATTTACGAATGCTTGTGGAACAGCAATGTGTGCCAGTAGCCTGATGCATGTATTATTAAATGACGGTGAATTTTTTGAACCTATTACGGTTAAAAATCCAGGTGGGTTAGTAAAAACTGTAGTACACCAAGATCCAGAAGGAAATTATTGGATGGAATTGATTGGGAATGCAACAATTACTTATAAGATTCAAGGACAATTGTCTCAGCTTTTAGGACAGGAGTTTGATCAATTAGTAATTGAAGAAACCAACGAGCAACAAGCATATGATAATTTTTTAAAGGAACAAGGAATAAAGCAGTAA
- a CDS encoding phosphoglycerate dehydrogenase, translating to MNQPILYCHQELTAAQIEKLHELAPDYKIIFAADPLTHDMLDNIEIMYGWDKKIGTQLLDSSTSRLFWIQATSAGVNHLNLKQIQQKGVLLSNGSGIHNIPITESVMGMILGHTRGLYASIAAQENKEWKIPETLSELSDKKMLIVGTGNIGAHLAKIAKAFNLTVFGINRSGHHVDDFEAIFPQNEIDKILNRMDIVVNLLPLTKETENSYDEARFEKMKEGVVFINVGRGESVHTAALVAALKSGKIGFAGLDVLDQEPLPATSELWETENLLITPHISGIAEHFKKRLFYIFETNLKSILNVQKLSMNQVDLDRGY from the coding sequence ATGAATCAACCTATTTTATATTGTCACCAAGAACTGACAGCAGCACAAATCGAAAAACTCCATGAACTAGCACCTGATTACAAAATCATTTTTGCTGCAGATCCACTCACTCATGATATGCTTGACAACATCGAAATCATGTATGGGTGGGATAAAAAAATTGGGACTCAACTACTAGATTCTTCCACAAGCCGTTTATTCTGGATTCAAGCGACCTCTGCGGGGGTCAATCATTTGAATCTTAAACAAATTCAGCAAAAAGGCGTCTTACTTTCAAATGGTAGTGGCATCCATAATATTCCGATTACAGAGTCTGTCATGGGAATGATTCTAGGTCATACTCGTGGCTTATATGCCTCAATTGCTGCTCAAGAAAACAAAGAGTGGAAAATTCCAGAAACACTCAGCGAACTCTCCGATAAAAAGATGCTCATTGTTGGGACAGGAAACATTGGCGCTCATTTGGCTAAAATAGCAAAAGCGTTTAATCTTACTGTTTTTGGTATCAATCGTAGTGGGCACCATGTAGACGATTTTGAAGCAATATTCCCGCAAAATGAAATCGACAAAATTTTAAATAGAATGGATATTGTCGTAAATTTACTTCCTTTGACAAAAGAAACCGAAAATTCCTATGATGAGGCTCGCTTTGAAAAAATGAAAGAGGGTGTCGTGTTTATTAACGTTGGCAGAGGTGAATCGGTTCACACTGCTGCTTTAGTTGCTGCTTTAAAGTCTGGTAAGATTGGTTTTGCTGGACTTGATGTATTAGATCAAGAACCACTTCCTGCTACTAGTGAGTTATGGGAAACTGAAAATTTACTGATTACCCCCCACATCTCAGGAATTGCGGAACATTTCAAGAAAAGGCTATTCTATATATTTGAAACCAATTTGAAGTCTATCTTAAATGTGCAAAAATTGTCAATGAACCAAGTTGATTTAGACCGTGGCTATTAA
- a CDS encoding pyruvate carboxylase: protein MKKVLVANRGEIAIRVFRACTELNIQTVAIYAAEDENSVHRFKADEAYLVGRGKKPIDAYLDIEDIIRIAKDSGADAIHPGYGFLSENLTFATRCHEENLIFIGPKLHHLDIFGDKIKAKEAALEAGISSIPGTDGPVDSIDEVLEFARDHAYPIMIKAALGGGGRGMRVARNEDEARDGYERAKSEAKAAFGSDEVYVEKYISNPKHIEVQILGDEHGNVLHLFERDCSVQRRHQKVVEVAPCVSLDDQFRERICQAAVQLMRHVGYVNAGTVEFLVEGNEFYFIEVNPRVQVEHTITELVTDIDIVVSQLLIADGQDLHKDMQVPTQENIHLKGAAIQCRITTEDPLNNFMPDSGKIDTYRSTGGFGIRLDLGNAYSGAVVTPYFDSLLVKICTHGFNFEKAIQKMERSLKEFRIRGVKTNIPFLQNVISHPVFKSGEAQTTFIDTTPELFEFPRLRDRGNKTMKYIGEVTVNGFPNIEKEVKKFYAEPRMFKGNQVEAPIKDTAKMILDKKGANGVIDWVKAQEEVLLTDTTFRDAHQSLLATRMRTQDITKIAAQTGEALPQLFSSEMWGGATFDVAYRFLNENPWERLRKLRTLMPNTLFQMLFRGSNAVGYQNYPDNVLEEFIKEAAVQGVDVFRIFDSLNWIPQMEKSIQVVRDAGKIAEATICYTGDINDPTRAKYNVQYYKEMAKELQNLGAHIIAIKDMAGLLKPQAAYRLIAELKDTVDIPLHLHTHDTSGNGIITYSAATKAGVDIVDVAMSAMSSATSQPSMSSLYYALVDGKRKPTINIDNVQQLNHYWEDVRGFYHAFENGVSAPQTEVYMHEMPGGQYSNLQQQAKAVGLGDKWDHVKEMYAKVNHLFGDIVKVTPSSKVVGDMALFMVQNKLTEEDIYAKGETIDFPDSVVSFFQGDLGQPTGGFPKKLQQIILKKREAITVRPGSLAKPVDFQAVRGALAEKIGYEPNQEEVLSYLMYPQVFLDYCKVYNDFGDVTLLDTPTFFYGMRLNENIEVQIEKGKILIIRLDEIGEPDLEGNRVLFFTLNGQRREVVVRDRHIKTTVKTRQKAEPTNKKHIGATMSGSVLEVLVQKGQTVQKGEAILITEAMKMETTIQAPFDATIKHIHVANGEAIQSGDLLIEIAPR, encoded by the coding sequence ATGAAAAAAGTGTTAGTTGCAAACCGCGGAGAAATTGCCATTCGGGTATTTCGGGCCTGCACTGAATTAAATATTCAAACCGTTGCGATTTATGCAGCAGAGGATGAAAATTCTGTTCATCGTTTTAAAGCAGATGAAGCCTATTTAGTTGGTCGAGGTAAAAAACCAATTGATGCATACTTAGATATAGAAGATATTATAAGAATTGCTAAAGATTCAGGAGCAGACGCTATTCATCCAGGATATGGCTTTTTATCAGAAAATTTGACGTTTGCTACCAGATGTCATGAGGAAAATTTGATCTTTATTGGGCCTAAATTGCATCATTTAGACATTTTTGGGGATAAGATTAAAGCAAAAGAAGCAGCTTTAGAAGCTGGAATTTCTTCCATTCCGGGAACAGATGGTCCAGTTGATTCGATTGATGAGGTGTTGGAGTTTGCTAGAGATCACGCTTATCCTATTATGATAAAAGCAGCTCTTGGTGGTGGTGGACGCGGAATGCGTGTAGCACGTAACGAAGACGAGGCAAGAGATGGTTATGAGCGTGCGAAAAGCGAGGCAAAAGCAGCTTTTGGCAGTGATGAAGTCTATGTTGAAAAATATATTTCAAATCCTAAGCATATCGAGGTACAAATACTAGGAGACGAGCATGGGAATGTTTTACACCTTTTTGAGCGGGATTGCTCCGTTCAAAGACGTCACCAAAAAGTGGTAGAAGTAGCTCCGTGTGTTTCCTTAGATGATCAGTTTCGTGAAAGAATTTGCCAGGCTGCTGTTCAATTAATGCGACATGTCGGTTATGTGAATGCTGGAACTGTTGAATTCTTGGTGGAAGGAAATGAATTTTATTTCATTGAAGTTAATCCACGTGTTCAAGTTGAGCATACCATCACAGAGCTAGTGACAGATATTGATATTGTTGTTTCACAATTACTAATTGCTGATGGACAAGATTTGCACAAAGATATGCAAGTTCCTACACAAGAAAATATCCATCTAAAAGGGGCGGCGATTCAGTGTCGAATTACGACTGAGGATCCACTGAATAATTTTATGCCAGATAGCGGAAAGATTGATACTTATCGTTCAACTGGTGGCTTTGGTATTCGTTTGGACTTAGGTAATGCTTATTCAGGTGCGGTGGTGACTCCTTATTTTGATTCTCTTCTTGTAAAAATTTGTACACACGGATTTAATTTTGAAAAAGCAATTCAAAAAATGGAACGCTCTTTAAAAGAGTTCCGAATTCGTGGAGTAAAAACGAATATTCCATTCTTACAAAATGTTATTTCGCACCCCGTGTTTAAATCCGGGGAAGCACAGACAACCTTTATTGATACTACACCTGAGCTATTTGAGTTTCCACGTTTGAGGGACCGTGGCAATAAAACAATGAAATATATTGGTGAAGTTACCGTGAATGGATTTCCTAATATTGAAAAAGAAGTGAAGAAGTTTTATGCTGAGCCCCGTATGTTTAAAGGAAACCAAGTAGAAGCGCCAATAAAAGATACGGCCAAAATGATTTTAGACAAAAAGGGTGCTAATGGTGTGATTGACTGGGTCAAGGCACAAGAGGAAGTTCTTTTAACGGATACAACCTTTAGGGATGCCCATCAAAGTTTACTTGCTACCAGAATGCGTACGCAAGATATCACCAAAATTGCAGCACAAACCGGTGAAGCGTTACCGCAACTATTTTCAAGTGAAATGTGGGGCGGTGCGACATTTGATGTTGCGTATCGTTTCTTGAATGAAAATCCTTGGGAAAGACTCAGAAAATTACGTACGCTCATGCCAAATACACTTTTTCAAATGTTGTTTAGAGGGTCTAATGCGGTAGGATATCAAAATTATCCAGATAATGTTCTAGAAGAATTTATAAAAGAAGCTGCAGTACAAGGGGTTGATGTATTCCGAATCTTTGATTCTTTGAACTGGATTCCGCAAATGGAAAAAAGCATCCAAGTAGTCAGAGACGCTGGGAAAATAGCGGAGGCAACAATTTGCTATACAGGGGATATTAATGACCCAACTCGTGCAAAATATAATGTACAGTATTACAAAGAAATGGCTAAAGAGCTCCAAAACTTAGGGGCACATATTATTGCCATAAAAGATATGGCTGGTCTGCTTAAGCCGCAAGCTGCATATCGCTTGATTGCTGAACTAAAAGATACCGTAGATATTCCACTGCATTTGCATACGCACGATACTAGTGGGAATGGGATTATTACTTACTCAGCAGCAACTAAAGCAGGTGTTGATATTGTCGATGTTGCGATGAGTGCGATGAGTAGTGCAACGAGTCAGCCTAGCATGAGCAGTTTGTATTACGCACTCGTTGATGGGAAAAGAAAGCCAACTATTAATATCGACAACGTACAGCAATTAAATCATTACTGGGAAGATGTTCGTGGCTTTTATCATGCCTTCGAAAATGGGGTGAGTGCACCGCAAACCGAAGTTTACATGCACGAGATGCCAGGAGGTCAATACTCTAATTTACAACAACAGGCAAAAGCAGTTGGCTTAGGCGATAAGTGGGATCATGTAAAAGAAATGTATGCGAAAGTAAATCATTTATTTGGTGATATTGTCAAAGTGACTCCGTCTTCTAAAGTAGTGGGAGACATGGCATTATTTATGGTTCAAAATAAGCTTACGGAGGAAGATATTTATGCAAAAGGAGAAACCATTGACTTCCCTGATTCGGTAGTGAGTTTCTTCCAAGGCGATTTAGGGCAACCTACTGGTGGGTTCCCTAAAAAGTTACAACAGATTATTTTGAAAAAACGCGAAGCTATTACGGTTCGTCCAGGAAGTTTGGCAAAGCCGGTTGATTTTCAAGCGGTGAGAGGTGCACTAGCTGAAAAAATTGGCTATGAGCCAAACCAAGAAGAGGTTCTTAGTTACTTAATGTATCCTCAAGTTTTCCTAGATTATTGTAAAGTTTATAATGATTTTGGCGATGTAACGTTGCTAGATACGCCTACTTTTTTCTATGGTATGCGTCTTAACGAAAACATTGAAGTACAAATTGAAAAAGGAAAAATTTTGATTATTCGTCTGGATGAAATCGGAGAGCCTGATTTAGAAGGAAATCGCGTATTGTTCTTCACACTTAATGGACAAAGAAGAGAAGTGGTTGTTCGAGACCGTCATATTAAAACAACGGTGAAAACACGCCAAAAAGCCGAACCAACAAACAAAAAACATATTGGTGCCACCATGTCTGGTTCTGTTTTAGAAGTGTTAGTACAAAAAGGACAGACGGTTCAAAAAGGTGAGGCGATTCTGATTACAGAAGCGATGAAAATGGAAACAACCATTCAAGCACCCTTTGATGCGACCATCAAGCATATCCATGTTGCAAATGGTGAAGCCATTCAATCGGGGGATTTACTTATAGAGATTGCACCACGCTAA
- a CDS encoding HesB/YadR/YfhF family protein → MNLVVSEEAHQWFVKELHLEKQDCVRFFGKYGGKTSVHTGFSVGLEVSVPEQTIAKAEIEEQVYYIDEADDWFFSGYDLLVSYDTEKKEPAYQFKQTTEV, encoded by the coding sequence ATGAACTTGGTAGTATCAGAGGAAGCACATCAGTGGTTCGTAAAAGAGCTGCATCTTGAAAAACAGGATTGTGTTCGTTTTTTTGGTAAGTATGGTGGCAAGACCTCAGTCCATACTGGTTTTTCTGTAGGGTTAGAAGTTAGTGTGCCGGAACAGACTATAGCAAAGGCCGAAATAGAGGAACAAGTTTATTATATCGATGAAGCAGATGATTGGTTCTTTTCTGGGTATGATTTACTTGTATCGTATGACACAGAAAAAAAAGAACCAGCCTACCAATTTAAACAAACTACAGAGGTATAA
- a CDS encoding DUF1189 family protein, whose product MHFYQFLHTTFKNPRKLLLIKNKSGWKVFLYLIFISFIASFPLLFQSYSVLQEVAKDGASIAKSVPEFSIQNGVLSSKEDMKSFIYQTNSIIFTFDPEGKRTDESVQKDLIGTTLGIAFLKDHLVIATATDQTLGGLLPKNPFSIRYTHSELQTMNGQLLKNLFTFPQKSTMLKGFIFFVCLIPTFLSLAFEFFIFTLFLTSFSKFRGLNFTTGDTFKLLVICSFYPAVLSTLLNFLIPNFPGSILLMLMTLWLYFLSTKKVSS is encoded by the coding sequence ATGCATTTCTATCAATTTTTACATACCACTTTCAAAAATCCACGTAAACTTTTGCTGATCAAAAATAAGTCTGGATGGAAAGTTTTCTTGTATCTGATTTTTATAAGCTTTATTGCTTCTTTTCCATTACTTTTTCAATCTTATTCTGTTCTTCAAGAAGTGGCAAAAGATGGTGCCAGTATTGCCAAGAGTGTTCCCGAATTTTCCATTCAAAATGGGGTTTTGTCTTCAAAAGAGGATATGAAAAGTTTTATCTACCAAACAAACTCTATTATTTTTACTTTTGATCCTGAAGGAAAAAGAACAGATGAATCCGTGCAAAAAGATTTGATTGGAACCACACTTGGGATTGCCTTTTTGAAGGATCACCTTGTAATTGCTACAGCAACAGATCAAACACTTGGTGGGCTCTTGCCTAAAAATCCCTTTTCCATTCGTTATACCCACTCAGAACTCCAAACTATGAACGGACAACTGTTAAAAAATTTATTCACTTTCCCACAAAAATCTACTATGTTAAAAGGCTTTATATTTTTTGTTTGTCTCATTCCAACATTTCTTAGTTTGGCTTTTGAATTTTTTATTTTCACTTTATTTTTGACTTCTTTTTCTAAATTTCGTGGACTGAATTTTACCACAGGTGATACATTCAAACTTTTAGTCATCTGTTCTTTTTACCCTGCAGTATTATCAACGCTGCTCAACTTTTTAATTCCAAATTTTCCTGGATCAATCTTGCTCATGCTGATGACCCTATGGCTTTATTTTCTTAGTACAAAAAAAGTCTCTAGTTAA
- a CDS encoding potassium channel family protein, with the protein MKKNFAIIGLGRFGGSICRTLIEAGQEVLVMDKSEERVNEYMNIATHAVMANAQDEATLKSLGIRNFDHVIVAIGEDIQASILVTLMAKELGVPFITAKAQNEYHARVLEKIGADKVVHPERDMGKRIAHHLVSKNILDYLELSDEFSLAEIRVTNKKFCQKSLLTLNFRQKFNVTVVAIRRGKNELIVSPSASEIVLIEDCLLVVGSTDCVRNLDDKLGST; encoded by the coding sequence ATGAAAAAAAATTTTGCGATTATCGGTTTAGGGCGTTTTGGTGGGAGTATTTGTCGCACGCTGATTGAGGCGGGACAAGAAGTTTTAGTAATGGATAAAAGCGAAGAGCGTGTCAATGAATACATGAATATTGCGACGCATGCTGTTATGGCAAATGCCCAAGATGAAGCGACTTTGAAGTCTCTGGGTATTCGCAACTTTGACCACGTCATTGTGGCGATTGGGGAAGATATTCAAGCGAGTATTTTGGTGACGTTAATGGCTAAAGAGTTGGGTGTACCCTTTATTACAGCGAAAGCACAAAATGAATATCATGCCCGTGTTCTGGAAAAAATTGGTGCAGATAAAGTAGTCCATCCAGAAAGAGATATGGGGAAAAGAATCGCACATCATTTAGTCTCAAAAAATATTTTGGATTATTTAGAACTTTCAGATGAATTTTCATTAGCAGAGATTCGAGTAACCAATAAAAAGTTCTGTCAAAAGTCGCTATTAACATTAAATTTTAGACAAAAATTCAATGTTACAGTTGTTGCGATTAGACGTGGTAAAAATGAGTTGATTGTTTCTCCCAGTGCGAGCGAAATTGTTCTAATAGAGGACTGCTTGCTAGTAGTGGGGTCAACTGACTGTGTGCGCAATCTGGATGATAAGCTTGGTTCTACCTAA
- a CDS encoding superoxide dismutase — translation MTYKLPELPYAYDALEPYIDVETMHLHHDKHHNTYVTNLNTAIDKHPELSEKTVEELVADLQSVPEDIRTAVRNNGGGHANHSFFWESLAPNAGGEPTGSVKAAIDADFGSFEKFKEEFTAAATGRFGSGWAWLVVNNGKLEVLSTANQDTPLSEGKTPVLALDVWEHAYYKKYSNVRPDYIKAFWNIVNWDEVSKRFDAAK, via the coding sequence ATGACTTATAAATTACCAGAATTACCTTACGCTTACGATGCGTTAGAACCGTATATTGATGTAGAAACGATGCACTTGCACCATGACAAACATCACAATACGTATGTGACAAATTTAAACACAGCAATTGACAAACATCCTGAGCTTTCAGAAAAAACAGTAGAAGAATTAGTAGCAGATTTGCAAAGTGTACCTGAGGACATTCGTACAGCTGTTCGAAACAATGGTGGCGGACATGCCAATCACTCATTCTTTTGGGAAAGTCTTGCACCAAATGCTGGTGGCGAACCCACTGGCTCTGTGAAAGCAGCAATTGATGCTGATTTTGGTAGCTTTGAAAAATTTAAAGAAGAATTCACAGCGGCTGCAACTGGACGTTTTGGTTCAGGTTGGGCTTGGCTAGTAGTAAATAATGGCAAACTGGAAGTGCTCTCTACTGCAAATCAAGATACACCCCTTTCAGAAGGAAAAACGCCTGTTTTAGCTTTAGATGTATGGGAACATGCTTATTATAAAAAATATAGCAATGTGCGTCCTGACTACATCAAAGCGTTTTGGAATATTGTTAACTGGGACGAAGTAAGCAAACGTTTCGACGCAGCTAAATAA
- a CDS encoding YlaN family protein, giving the protein MASDISKEDAIKFLYQDADKIKKLISNQKNHLCIAQCKAFEEVVDTQMYGFSKQVEFAVKLDIMTNEEGHRILGELEKELNNVYTEVYEEQKEI; this is encoded by the coding sequence ATGGCAAGTGACATTTCTAAAGAAGATGCAATCAAATTTTTATATCAAGATGCTGATAAAATAAAAAAGTTAATCAGCAATCAAAAAAATCATCTCTGTATTGCTCAATGTAAAGCATTTGAAGAAGTTGTCGATACACAAATGTATGGATTTTCAAAGCAAGTTGAGTTTGCAGTGAAACTAGACATTATGACAAATGAGGAAGGCCATCGAATCTTAGGTGAGCTAGAAAAAGAGCTTAATAATGTCTATACAGAAGTTTACGAAGAACAAAAAGAAATTTAA
- a CDS encoding FtsW/RodA/SpoVE family cell cycle protein, with protein sequence MKKRFYLDYSILIPYIVMCLIGIVMVYSASSYQLLINKENPAKYAINQSIFFAAGLLIITVIYKMKTRLFAHKNFVNVGMAFIGTLLVLTRYTPLGMTVNGARGWMSVPGIGQIQPAEFLKVMIIWYLASVLAARQTSIAKVRKGQWREIFLRPLLIVGVMIGLVLLQPDTGGAAILTLIAAVVVFASGINYMYTLIIGGGVTVVSYLVIHIIVWSGGAIFPKSYQYVYNRFKVFANPFIDAQDSGHQMVNSYYALYNGGLFGRGLGNSIQKKGFLPEAHTDFMFSIVMEELGLIVSLFILGLLLFLILRIVLVGVRSKSPFNSMMCIGIGGMFLIQTFINIGGISGIIPLTGVTFPFISQGGSSLLMLSIAIGLVLNISADEKRKKEQLGYRYQKHV encoded by the coding sequence ATGAAAAAAAGATTTTATTTAGATTATAGTATTTTGATTCCATATATTGTGATGTGTTTAATAGGAATTGTGATGGTGTATAGTGCTAGTTCCTATCAGTTATTAATCAACAAAGAAAATCCAGCAAAATACGCCATCAATCAATCCATATTTTTTGCAGCAGGGCTGTTGATAATCACTGTTATCTATAAGATGAAGACAAGGTTGTTTGCGCATAAGAATTTTGTGAATGTTGGCATGGCTTTTATTGGGACCTTACTAGTTTTGACTCGCTACACGCCACTTGGAATGACGGTTAATGGTGCACGAGGGTGGATGTCTGTACCAGGTATTGGGCAAATCCAACCAGCTGAGTTTTTAAAAGTAATGATTATATGGTACTTAGCTTCAGTATTGGCTGCAAGGCAGACTTCCATTGCCAAAGTTAGAAAGGGTCAGTGGCGCGAAATTTTTCTAAGACCTTTGCTGATCGTAGGCGTGATGATTGGGCTTGTTTTGCTCCAACCGGATACGGGGGGAGCCGCAATTTTAACATTAATTGCGGCAGTAGTAGTTTTCGCAAGTGGGATAAACTATATGTACACACTAATCATTGGTGGTGGAGTGACAGTGGTTAGTTACTTAGTTATCCATATTATTGTATGGAGTGGAGGCGCAATCTTCCCAAAAAGTTACCAATATGTATACAATCGGTTTAAAGTTTTTGCGAATCCATTTATTGATGCACAAGATTCTGGTCACCAAATGGTGAATTCTTACTACGCTTTGTATAATGGAGGATTGTTCGGACGCGGACTGGGAAACAGCATACAAAAAAAAGGATTTTTACCAGAAGCACATACTGATTTTATGTTTTCGATTGTGATGGAAGAGTTGGGCTTAATTGTTTCTCTATTCATTCTAGGGTTGCTGTTATTCTTGATTTTAAGGATTGTCTTAGTCGGGGTGCGCTCAAAAAGCCCATTCAATTCAATGATGTGTATTGGAATTGGAGGAATGTTTTTGATTCAAACCTTTATTAATATTGGTGGAATTAGCGGAATTATTCCTTTGACAGGTGTAACTTTTCCATTCATAAGCCAAGGTGGTTCAAGCTTATTGATGCTTTCAATTGCCATTGGATTGGTGTTAAATATTAGCGCAGATGAAAAAAGAAAAAAAGAGCAGTTAGGGTACAGGTATCAAAAACACGTCTAG
- a CDS encoding response regulator transcription factor yields MIRVLLVDDHEMVRLGVSSYLSIQEDIQVVAEAENGQIGYEKALSLKPDVILMDLVMEVMDGIESTKNILSEWPEAKIIIVTSFIDDEKVYPAIEAGAAGYLLKTSSAKEIADAIRATCRGERVLEPEVTGKMMERLTKPKVPMLHEDLTNREREILMLISEGKSNQEIADELFITLKTVKTHVSNILAKLDVDDRTQAAIYAFKHNLVE; encoded by the coding sequence ATGATTCGTGTGTTATTAGTGGATGATCATGAAATGGTACGATTGGGAGTTTCTTCTTATTTGTCTATTCAAGAAGATATTCAAGTAGTAGCAGAAGCAGAAAATGGACAAATTGGGTATGAAAAGGCACTTTCACTGAAACCAGATGTTATCTTGATGGATTTAGTAATGGAAGTGATGGATGGGATAGAGTCTACTAAGAACATTTTGTCCGAATGGCCAGAAGCTAAAATTATTATTGTGACAAGTTTTATTGATGATGAGAAGGTGTATCCTGCTATTGAAGCAGGGGCAGCCGGATATTTGCTTAAAACTTCCAGTGCCAAAGAGATAGCAGATGCGATTAGGGCGACTTGTCGCGGCGAACGTGTTTTAGAACCAGAAGTAACGGGTAAAATGATGGAACGTTTAACTAAACCTAAAGTACCAATGTTGCATGAAGATTTAACCAATCGTGAACGCGAAATTTTGATGCTGATTTCAGAAGGAAAAAGCAACCAGGAAATTGCCGATGAATTATTTATTACATTAAAGACGGTTAAGACACATGTTTCTAATATTTTAGCAAAACTTGATGTAGATGATCGAACACAAGCAGCAATCTATGCGTTTAAACATAATTTGGTCGAATAA